The genomic region GCTCCAGATTAAGTTTTGGAGGATAAAGGATCTCTGGATTGTTATAAAGTTCCGGAAACTTCTTATATGCTACCTTGAGACCTTTGATCTGAATGGCTAATTCCTGAATGCTGACGTTCTCAAACGGACTACCTTTTAGAATAAGTGCTGGCAGGTCTTTTTTCTGATTCTGCCGAATGAATTTTGAAACTTCAGGATCTAAAAGTGCCTGGTTAAGCATGGCTTTTAAAGGTCTCTGGTTAATCTTTTTACGATCTTGTATTCGCTTAATGATTCTTTAGCGATCACTTTTAGAGCCGTATAAAATGGGACTGCTACAACCATACCAGTAATACCGAACATTAATCCCGCGATCAAAATGATGAGGAAGATCTCAAGAGGATGTGATTTCACACTGGCACCAAAAATCATTGGTTGAGAGATGAAATTGTCTATTAACTGGCATATTCCGTAACCTAACATAACATAAATAAGTCTGGGAAGGATCACCGCACTGAAATCTGCCCCCAGGAAACTGGAGATCACAAAAAGTCCCATTAGAATTCCAGCTAGAAGAGGTCCCAGGTATGGCACCAGGTTCAGGAATGCGCATATGAATGCGATAGCAATAGGATTGTTGATCTCAAATACAGTGAGCAGAATGGTATATAAAATAAAGAGAACTGTAATTTGCAACGTTAAACCTACGAAGTACCTGGAAAGCAAAACCTTGATCTTATTAAAAACCCTTTGGAATTTTTGTTCTTCCCCGCGATTGGCGAAAACAAGGATACTGTTCAGCATTAATTTACTGTCCTTTAGAAAGAAAAAAGAGATGAAAAGAATAGAAAATACTGCAATTAATGTGGCACCTAGAATTCCGAAGACATTGTTCAGAAACTGAGGGATGAGGCTTACGTCAAAATTTTTAACGAATTCGCTTCTTTTAAGTCCCTCAATTATATTTATCTCTTCAACGCCAAGGTAATTATTGATCTGTGTATTAAGATCGTTAAGATCGCTCTTAAAGGCTTCAATATCAATTTGCCCAAGGTATTTGCTTTGCTCGATCACAATTGGAACGAAAACGAAAATAATACCTACAAATACAGAAAGAACCAATACCAGAACTGTGATTACAGCTAATTGGTTGGGTAGCCGGAGTTTGTTCCTTAGAAAAATTACTATTGGTCTTCCAATAAGCGCAATAACAGCCGCAACGGCAACGTAAACGATCACTGACTGGACTTCCCATAAAAAGTAGAGCAGAAGAACGATACCAATCATGATACCTGTCGCTCTTAGTATTCCGTTTGCAAATTCTTGTGCTTTCACAGCGTAAATATATTATTTCTTATCAAACTTGTTGAATGCTTTGGTGATTTCGTATAACGCAATTCCAACAGACTGTGCCACATTCATACTGCTATTTTCGCCAAACATTTCTATATGATAAAAGTGTTTACAAAGTGATAAAACTTCACTGGAAATTCCATGTCTTTCATTTCCAGCAACTAACACGAAATTTTCCTGGTTTTGTAATTCGAACATTTGCATTGGTTTGCTTGAGGATGTGATCTCTATCGCTGTAGATGTGTATCCATTTGTATGTAGATCTTCCAGAACTTCTACAGGATCTTCATGAAATTCATGTTTTACGGTATTATAGGTATTTCTCGCTGTGCGCCTAAGCCGGTTGCTTTTTAGGTTTGGTGCAGTGCGGCAGAAAATTATCTTATTGATCCCGAAAGCATCTGCTAATCTAAAAACACTTCCTAGGTTAGCTTCTCCCATCACATTGTCCAGCAATAGAATAATGGGGAATTTCTTTTTTTGA from Gramella sp. MT6 harbors:
- a CDS encoding AI-2E family transporter, whose protein sequence is MKAQEFANGILRATGIMIGIVLLLYFLWEVQSVIVYVAVAAVIALIGRPIVIFLRNKLRLPNQLAVITVLVLVLSVFVGIIFVFVPIVIEQSKYLGQIDIEAFKSDLNDLNTQINNYLGVEEINIIEGLKRSEFVKNFDVSLIPQFLNNVFGILGATLIAVFSILFISFFFLKDSKLMLNSILVFANRGEEQKFQRVFNKIKVLLSRYFVGLTLQITVLFILYTILLTVFEINNPIAIAFICAFLNLVPYLGPLLAGILMGLFVISSFLGADFSAVILPRLIYVMLGYGICQLIDNFISQPMIFGASVKSHPLEIFLIILIAGLMFGITGMVVAVPFYTALKVIAKESLSEYKIVKRLTRDL
- a CDS encoding TrmH family RNA methyltransferase, which gives rise to MIDQLTHKETTFQKKKFPIILLLDNVMGEANLGSVFRLADAFGINKIIFCRTAPNLKSNRLRRTARNTYNTVKHEFHEDPVEVLEDLHTNGYTSTAIEITSSSKPMQMFELQNQENFVLVAGNERHGISSEVLSLCKHFYHIEMFGENSSMNVAQSVGIALYEITKAFNKFDKK